A window of Macrotis lagotis isolate mMagLag1 chromosome 1, bilby.v1.9.chrom.fasta, whole genome shotgun sequence genomic DNA:
CCATAGTGGATTCAAAGACATCTTTCTTCTGGTTGGCTGGATCACTGGAGAGATCCTGAGAAGATGTTGAGGGCTGGACCTGATCAAGTAGGAAAGGAGGCAAATAAAGGACTTGGCCTTTTTTAAGGGCCTGACTTGTCTAGCTACTAGGCAGTTCATTCTTTCAGTGCAACATTTAGCAAGGGTTATCACCTTGTATACTGTCAATACTCCTCTTGGTTGGGATTTgaaaagatggaagagagagGGTAAAAAAGATTCTGTTGGtagggaggtagaagaaagaaGATCCTATTTCTATGCCCCTGAAAAACAGGATAGGTCTGAGCACTCCATTTacccatttattcattcaagcaAGTAAATCTAGAATGAACACCCACCATAAATATAACCCTGTGTTAGTTTCTGGTTAAAGAAAAAATGTAGCTAGAAGGCTAGGAAACCCAAGGGTCCAGTCCTGAACTATGGGGTCTCTACCTCTGTTCTATTGCTGTCCTCTCCAGAGCCAACTACTGAAGTAGTTGGACAGAATACATCCAGGATCGGGTACTTGATGAGGACCCAAGAAGGTCTACCTGTCTCTGCTAAAAGCAGGATGGGTTATTTTTCTTAGGCAAAGGGAAGAGGGTAGGTGCCAGGCGTGGGGAAGCTGGCAAGAGAGAGGAACCACCTCTTTTCATCTGCATATCAAGAATATGGTGTCCCTAGCATGGAATGTCCTATGTTCTTGTCTCTAGGCCACAGGGCCCAGCAATAGGattgctgtaaattttttttttttagagaaaaggaTAGGCCTCCTGCTCTATTAAAAAGTTTCCAGACTCctggcacagagagagagagagagagatggggtcTTCTGAATAGAAATTCCAACCTTAAGATATAGAGCCAAAAAAGAGAGAACTTGGCATTTCAAGCAGGGCCTGTCAAGTAGGACACTCCCTGGGAAGTATGAGAAAACTCATATTCACTCATTCCCAGTTGGTCTACACAAGGGGCTTGGTCTAAATGTTCTTTAAGGTCCCCTTTAAGTTCCAAACCCCTATGGTCACAGTCCCCCAAGTGATATGGTATGTGGACCCCAGATGAGAAGGTGAGGGGGGGGTCCTTAGTCATTGCTACCCCTTTAGCTCTAGAAATTTCTAATAGAAAAGTGCTCAGAAAGGACCCAGGAGTAGAAAAAGGAAGGCCTGGAGATGGGTGTGACAGCAAGAGTTCAAAACAGCTCCAATCTCATTGCACAATCCCCACTGTTAGTCCTAGCCGGAATATGGTCAGCAGGAAGGACTAAAGCCAGATTCCTACCAGGCTGTGTGGGGAGGGGACAAAGGATGGACTCCAGATGTATCTACTCCATAGATAAACATGATGACAAGGCAGTTTTAGCTGGAATTTCACAAAGGTTGAGGAAAGGTGAAAAGGTTGGAATTCCTCCTCATTGCTACTGCACATCAGATCCCAAATAAGGCTCACTTGGTAGATGCAGCAAACCTATAGAACTATAGAATAGAATTATTACATAGACAAGAGATTCTTACTATGGACTTTTAAATTTCTGTACTATTTTgctaacttttttctttgttttaccttgaatttatttaaattaaattttattttttcacttactattgctaactgtatttccctccatcctattccccttacccatttattccattctctctctttcaccctgtccctcctcaagaTTGTTTTGCTTCAGACTACTCCCTTccccaatctgccctcccttctgtcATTCTCCCCATTCTCTTATTCActtctcctcctactttcctgtagggtaagatagatttctatacccaactgagtgtgtatgttattccctctttgaaccaattctgatgagattaATGTTCATTCACTCCCCCTTACTTCCCCCCccttgtaaaagttttttcttgtctcttttatatgagataatctatctcattctacctctcccttcccctttctccaagtacattcctctcttaccccttagttttatttttttagatgctatttcttcaaattcaactctctgtGCCCTctgtctataaatatatattccttctaactgctctaatcatgagaaagttcttatgagttacaagtatcatttttccatgtaggaatgtaaacagtttaaccttattaagtcccttatgatttccctttcctgtttgcctttttatgacttctcttgaatcttttatttgaaagtcaaatttttttttattttttatttttttaggtttttgcaaggcaaatggggttaagtagcttgcccaaggccacacagctaggtaattattaagtgtctgagaccagattgaacccaggtactcctgactccaaggccggtgctgtatccattatgccacctagctgcccgctacgccacctagctgcccagaaagtcaaaatttctgttcaggtctggtcttttcatcagaaatgcttgaatttcctctatttcattgaatatgcATTTTAACCCCAAAAGATTTTACTCAGTCTTGCTCATTGTAATTatcctctggaatatcatgttccaagccctgttatattttaatttgatagctgctaaatcttgtattatcttgAATGTGACTCCATGATactagaattctttctttttttttttgcttgaaatattttctctttgacctgggagctctagaatttggctattgTTTTACTGCATTTTAAGgtctcttttaggaagtgatgGGTAgatactttcaatttctatttttccctctgagtCTAGAATATTTGGGGAGTGTTCTctaaagatgatgtctaggctcttattttttgatcatggccttcatgtagcccaataattttaaaattatctcttttggatctattttccagatcagttatttttccaatgagaattgGAATTCTttgtctagtttttcattcttatagttttgttttattgtttcttgatttctcataaagtcatcagcttccatttgctgaattctaattttttcagttaattcttatacctcttttatcatttggcctagtctcttttttaaggcattattttcttcagtattttttgtatctcctttacaaagctgttgacttcatttttcatcattttcttgcatcactctcatttctctttccagtttttcctattcttgatttttaaaatccttgttGAGCTCTTCCATGTCttgaggccaattcatatttttcttggaggctttgaatgtaggagttttgactttgttgtctttttctgagtgtgtattttgatcttccttgtcaccatagtagctttctatggtcagaatttttctgttgtttgctcattttcccattctatttcttgactttcacTTCATTGTTAATGATATATGCTTTCAGGGTGTAGGGTACAATGCCTCAAACTTCTTCagttttgtgcagctgttttcataGATACTTCTAAGGActtgtaagttttcagtttttccaaagtCCTTTAATCCTGGCTTTAATCCTGGTGCAATACACCTTTTTTGCCGACCTTCTAAGTTGCcatgggctagaaaattgtttcactccatcttttttgtgggttctttcaCTCTAGAATTTGTATAGAAtcattaaagatatttgaagggGTTTGAGAGAGACCTCACGTGAAtttctgcctttactccaccatcttggctctacccctaaGCTCAGAACttttcatcaaaactatttggaaatctattttttctctcttttgttttttagaatattatattttatgctcTCTCCCTTATAGTGGTAGTTGTCAAATCTtctataatcctgactgtggttgcTCAgtacttaaattctttctttgtgattgattaaaatattttctctttgatttggaagttctgAATTTTGGGTACAACATTGGCTATAACATTTTCATCTTAGAATTTTCTTCAAATTAGTGAactctttctatttttactttactCTTTACTTCTAAGAGATATGGGCaattttgatttattattatttgaaatatgatatccaagggttttttttattcttaacttTCAAGTGGGctgataattcttaaatgattcttctttgatctcttttgaagttcagttgtttttgatatatgatagttttcattttcttctatttctcactcttttgactttgttttcacatttcttattgtctcatgaaatcattaacttCTTATTGGTCCATTCTACTGAGTAAAATTTCATAACTCATGCCAAAATGTATATTCTCTTTTCAAGATTAACCtccatagttttcatttctttttccaattgtttcCCTCTGttgctttatttcatttataatatcatttatacatattttaaaattcttacctCTTTTCTTCCAAGGATTCTAACTTGTCTTGTGGGTAAACTGTGTTTTTCTTTACTTATAGGCAATGTTTTGTAGTTATTCTCCTCTTTTGTCTTGGGAATCCCTAGTATCATAATAGTTCCATATCCTTTTTggtttaatcatttttctagtGATCTGCTTTTGGCAATCTAGCATTGTTGGACTATCTTGGAGTTCTTTGGAGACTGAGTTTGTGACTCTGGTGCCACGAGAAATAGCCCTGCCCTGATTCCATAGGTGCAACTGGGTCTATGATCTGCTCTACATATCCTAGACTGGGACAATTGGGTGCTGAGTTTATGTTCCAGGTTCCTGAAGCAATTGGTCTGAGCTGAGGCTAAGCCCAAGGTCAGTTCTGTGAATCTATATGTTGCAGGACTAGCTAGGAGCTCTGGGCATGAAATCTGAGCTCCTGACCTTCTGGGAGAACCTTTACTTTTGAACTTGGATCTGTGATTTAGTGCCCCCTGCTGCTGATCTAGCTTAGAATTCTGGGTACTTGAGTCTGGGATCCCAATCCACTCCTGTTCCAGAGATCCTGCCCTGAGTCACTTGCCTGTAGGTTGAATTTATGACCCTGGGCTAGAGAGCTGTCTCATTGTTCTTTAATTTTCCATTCTCAACTCCAGCATTCTTAGGTAGTGGTTTTGATGAGAGGAGCTGGGTGCTGTACTGCTTCCttctattctgccatcttgggtAGTTTCAAGAGCAGAGAAagctgtattttaatataattagttttcttggcaactctgttttggttttttttgcatttaaaaacagtattctgAGAGGGGGTCCATAAAGTTTGTCAGATTGACATGACAcatacaaaaaagttaagaactcttaATCTAgaccaattctttcattttgaagatgaagcaGAGGCCTAgagaaggttaaatgatttgtccaagtctGAGAGAGTAAAAAGAATTTGTACAAACCCAAAGGAAAGAAGCTGACAAATTTGTATTCATAGTTGGAAAGGGGCTAGTCCACAGAGACTCATAGTGTAGGACCCTAGGGAACTCTTTAGTCCAATtcctagataaggaaattgagacctggaAGAAGTAATTTTTACAAGGTCACACATTCAGGCGGAGGAGATCCTTCTCTAAGgctctctgcttcctcatctgtccaCCATGCCCCACTGCTTCTTTAGTCAGTATTTCACCTTGAACAGAAAATGGTCTGTggttctcctcttccttccttggTACATGGCCATCTCTTTCCCCTGCATCTCTTTCCCATGGGTAGGCCTTCTCAACCCCATGCCAATCTCTGTCCTGTATCCTCCGTTCCCTTATCTTTTTCTCAAGGATCCAAGGACAGGGACACTATGGGGAGGCATAAACTATCTCAGGAACAAACTGTTTCCTTCTTGGGCTGAATAAATATTGTTGCCACTGTGAAATCTTCTTCCCAAAGCattctgaaataaaaaaggaCCCCGTGAGGCAACCCCTGCTGGGGaaaaagttttttgtttcttttcttttaaacaaaagaTTGAAATTTATGCCAAAAAAgggcatgtgtgtatgtgtgtatgtgtttgtactTTGTGACCTTGGCTCATCCTTTGGCAGTAACCAGAAATGATGAGTCAGAAAGACAATAGCCTAAGAGGGTGATGGAGTCTACCAGATGTTGGGCATGAATTCTAAGGTAGACTCTGTCAGAGAGAAATGAGACAATCAAAAAGAAATCACTAGATTTgggcaaaaacaattttaatgaaaaaacaaatcacCCTTTCAGACTCCATTCTTTGTCCTTAGATAGAAATGCCAAAGGACAGGATAAAGAGGCTAGAACTTAATGGAGTCACCTGGAAATCAAAGTCCCTGCTAGGGCCAGGGGTTGGCAAAAACAGAAGTCATTGGAATTAGGGTCATTAGATTAGAAGATTGGGGTAATAGTGGAGGTCAAAGGTCTGGAGAAAATGCCAGTCCTGGACTCTTGGAAACTGGGCCCTGATCTCTGAATGGACAGCAGTCAGGATGAAGCCCTGGAAGCAGCTGACAAGCCCTCCACCCTTTCATTGGAGAGTGCACTGTGCCAGGCCCGGACCTCTCCATTCCAAGTCAGCTTTTCACTTCTGCAACAGAGAAGACAGACTGGTCACTGTAGGCAATTGTAGCCCTTGCCCCCACCACCCAGACCCAGTGAACTTGTAACACTGATAGCTCCCATTCATACTGTGCTGTAGTATGTACCatacttatttttcatttcaacCTTAGTGAATTAAGGAGTTAAAGTATTGTCCCATCTTACAGACGAGAAAACTGGAAGCTTTTTGGTCAAGACAGAAGAATCACAGGTTCAAATTGGAGGCACCCTACTCATTTGCCTTTCATAAAAATAACAAGataactagaaaaaaagagaggaatagctttttaaaaatcacacaaGAAAATCAGAATCAGCcaaaatagaggagaaaaatggAGAGTATTGATACAATGGGGGAAAGTAACAAAGAGGTGAAATAGCAAAAGGAATAGAAAcaatacagataaaaaaaaaaggaataatgcaAGTTATTTTCAAAGACTTCCTCAGTTTGGATAAGTGGCATTTAATTTGGGCATAAATTAACACATGAAAATCTCAATAGctcaaagaaagttaaaaaaaatcagtgggaAATGAggctaaattattttttaaagatttggaagaaataataattgttaaaaactcaatgaagaaattataacaggaaaacctaaaaaaaaaaatcaaatgaagcaACGAACAAAATCTTACCATCACAAAAAACAGGGCTATTGAGCTACATAAACTAAAGTAGGAAAAATAGACAGAAAATGATTCAATTactgaaagaattggaaaatagagCCTCAAAGAGACAGCTCTTGAAGCTAGGTCAAGGCACAGCAGCAACCAcaaatttaagaaaacaaaagaacacGAAGACtaaatttcaggaaattattcAAGAAAACTTTCCAAAATTAACAAAGATAAAAAGCAATCTACAAACAGAAAGAATTCGCTTGAGCcactgaggaaacagaggttcagGGAGGTTTAGTGATGTATACTCTAGGTCTCACAGTTAGGCTGAACTCAGCCTTAGGTCTCTCTCAACTCCTAGACTGGAATTTTTTCTACCAAACCACAATGACATTGATGAGCtcatagaaaatgaaagattgaCAGTTCCTAAGGATATATAATGAGGTATTAAATGGGACTGTGTGCTTTGGGTAGAAGGAGAAGCTAACCATGAAATGTCATTCTTCTGGGCTGGGCATGACCCAAGACCCTTTTTTGTATGTTTCCTTGTAGAAAGCCCAGGGGGTAAGTTCCTTTGTGTTTCCTATTCCCACCCCCAACCCAAGGCTGTACTCACCATCCAGGATCTGGAAGTCATGGGAGGAGTCACAGAACCCTATGGGCATAGAGGTCAAGGATCAGGGCATCAGAATAGGCACAGAGGGTGCCATGGGACTAGGAGTACTCATTAAAAATCTTTATAGTCTCAATCTCTTTCCAAATAAAGGGAAGggtagagggaaagagggaggtcAAGTCAGAGTTAGAATCACTAGTTGTCCATTCAGTCAGAGGCTTATAGTGTTTAGGGGCAGAAAGGACCTTATGAGATAATTCtgacttcattttacagttgagaaaactaaagcttAAAAAGTTTGTAATTCTACCTGACCTTGATATAAAGCAAGTTGTCATAAATACATTAGAAGAACATGAAATATCTTACCTTTGGATAAGAGAACTTTTTATtcataaacaagagatagagaacattgtggggcatgaaatagataattttgattacatcatattaaaaagattttgtacaataaaaccaatatagccaagattagaaggaaaacagaaaactgggggggggggattttataGCCAGTTTCTCAGATAAGTCTTTGCATTATGTCTCAAATTATGAGAATATGAgtcatccccaattgataaatagttaaagtatatggaaaaagaaatcaaatctattacaatcacatgtaaaaatgctctaaaacattattgattagagaaatgcaaattaaaacaactctgagatatctcacatctatcagataggctaaaatgacaaaaaaagggagaaatgacaaatattggaggggatgtggaaaaattgggaagctTATagattgttggtggaactgtgaactgatacaaccattttggagaacaacttggaattatgttcaaagagttattaaacaattacagcaatactactattatatctgtttcccaaggtgaaaaaggaaaaaagactaataggttctaaaatatttatagcaattctcttTGTGGTaataaaaaactggaaagtaaaGACATGttcataaattggagaatggctagaTAAGTTGTGTTTATATGATTGAGattggaatactgttgttctatgaGAAATTTACAAACAGGTTGGTTTTTAGGAAAACACAGAAAGTCTTGCATGAAttaatataaagtgaaatgagcagaatgaaCAGAACATTATGTACAGTAGCAGTAATAGTGTTCAAAGAGTAATCATGAATGATTAAGATATTTTTAGTAATGTGAtcattcaaatcaactacaatttacttatgaaggaaaatattttctatgtCCAGGGAAAAGACATATATAGAATCATGTATTGTATGGTTccactatatatttttatatcaaatgATTCCCTTCTCTAATATGGaattgggaggaagagaaggagacaACTTGGAaatcaaaatataacaaaaaaataagtaaattattttttaaaaaagttgtaatTCATTCAGTATTGGATAGTGTCTCAGAAAGAGTATAAGGACCATGGGCCATGGAAATctcctctgaggtccctttcaactctggaGTTCTGTTAGTTTGCAGCCTGGGAAAGTCTGGGGTATAGAAGGCTGGTTTTAAGAATCAAGCAACAGGAAGGTAACATGGGTGGGAAAACTCACCATAGGTGGGGAAGTAAAAAGTGAAGTCTTCACTTAGTGTAGCATCAGTGACATGTTGCTCATACTTGCTCAAGACATCATCACTAACAGGGAAGGATCGAGCTGCAGGGGGAGAAATGTAGTCCTCAGAATGAATCTCTGGAAGCTACTTGGGCAGAGTCGAATCTTTTTCTATATGTCTATGTCAGTGCAAGTGTCAGAAGCTAGGGACAGAGATGGGAGGGGCATGAGACTCtgctgttgattctttttttctcattctccagGGATCATGAATCCCTGTTTTCTAGTTTGCTATTGGAGTTATAGGgggcttagtggatagaacacatcCTGAAGtcgaggacctgaattcaaatcaaaagacaattactagctaggtgttcctggacaagtcatttaaccgtgTGGGGTAAGTATCTGTCCCACATCCATCTCTAATTCCCCTCTTACCATAGAGCTTTATGGAGAATTGTTGGTCTCTCTGATAGTACAAGATGGCATACTGGTGATAATCTGTGTCCCCCACGACCACGTCCACACCACGGCTGCGTTTTCCTCTGCCTAGGAATAGATACTGTTGTCTCACCTTGGATCTGGTGCCTTAAACAGGGGGCTGAGCATCTGTCCCAGGGCCACTCTGGGATGCTTCCTCTCCATGCTACCAATTCTTTACCACCCTGATCTACTCAATGTCTAGGATACTCCCAGAATTCTAAGCACCCACTGCCATCTCTTTTCCCTCCCATCACTTCCTCCCACCTAGGACATTGGGGTTGAGTCAGGATTCTGGACCTCATAGTCTCAGTGGCTCTCCATAGCTTTGAGGTTAGTCTCCTCCCCCAATGCCCACTCTCACCTTGGAGATGGTATCTGCCCTGGAGCTTGGTGGGCTcatatttttgtttgatttgcCAACAGATCCCATCCCTAAAGAGTAGACAACATTAAGAGTAAAGAATACGTAAAGAGTAGACAAGGCAACCTGTCACCCTGGACCTATTATTCAAGAAATTACTGAagttggattttgttttttgcaaggcaatggggttaagtgacttgcccaaggtcacacagctaggtaattattaagtgtctgaggctggatttgaactcaggtactcctgactccagggatggtgctctatccactgtgtcacctaactgtgCTCCCCCCCCTGCCCCCGAGGTTGGATATTAAGGAGTACTGAAGCATGGGATATCAAGGGAGACTGGAGTGGGATACAGTGGGGGACTGAGAATTCTCTGTAATCTTAGGCAAAtaatctgagcctcagttttctcatctgtaaaatgaggataacaacagCATTACTTCATAATGTTCgttattaggatcaaatgaaaaagttaTGTTAATATGTTCAGATCTTAAAGTTTCAGCTATTATTATGATAATAGTATAGAGGTGATCCTAAGTTCTTGGAAGCTTTGGCCAgtagaatagatagatagatagatagatagatagatagatagatagatagattgatagattctGTCCAGCTTGAAAAACTTTGTTTGGATTAGGTGATGTCTGCAGTGTCTTGCACAAGAACTGTTTTTCAAAAAAGGTTGTTGAGGCACTTTTCAGCCAGTTGGCTGCTGGGAGATTTGATTTTTTGAGCAAGGAATCTCTTGAAGACTTATCTCCTAAGATATGGGAGGTGTTGTGATCTTCTAGtggaaagaatatacatattgGTAAAGTCTTGGATTTCTGAAAcactggaataataataatatatttattacctTTTGGACACTGAGCAAGACCTGACTTGATAGCCAGAAGTATGGATTAACAGATGACAAATCACCAGACTAcaaaatatagattttaaaacattttggagGATTCAACTAATAAATCTGACTAGAGCAGGATCATTATCATAGAATGAAACTGTTGCCCACAAGTGtctaaagaaaatattgaaggaaattagggaaggTTGAAGTTGGTCAGTCTAGAATAACAAAATTTTTAGAGGTATCAGGAATCTTATAAGCTTTCTCATCCTAATCTCTTTGCAATGTACCATATAAGaaatggtttggggtttttttttaggttttttgcaaggtaaatggtgttaagtggcttgccccaaggccacacagctaggtaattattaagtgtctgagaccggatttgaagccaggtactcctgactccagggccggtgctttatccaccgtgccacctagctgcccccaagaaatGTTTCTTATTGAAGATTTTTCAATAAAGGGACTTTCTGAGGCATCCCATTCCATTTTGTGATAGCTCCAATTGtaaagaaatttttccttacatAAAACCAAAATCTGGCTCTAAGTCTTCTCTCCTAAAGACTAGATATCCCCATTTTCTTCACCTTGTCCATATGTGCCATTACTATGAGGATTTGAACTATTcagattaaatgtaaaaatgtgtCCTGAATCTTTAATAGTTGGAGAGATGACAGTTAAAGATTTACCAGTACACCACATATTTATGACTTCTTGGCTACAGGAAAGAAAGGTCTTCAAAATATTGAGACCTAGAAGAGGGGTCAAAACCATATGGGGACAGGGTAAGGTTCATGAATCCTTGTGTTCTAGTTTGCTATTGAAGTTATAGGgggcttagtggatagaacacatcCTGAAGTCaagaacctaaattcaaatcaaaagacaattactagctaggtgttcttggacaagtcatttaaccctcatcttttttttttgtctcaatccctcatctgtaaaatgaactggagaaggaacagTAAACAACTCCaatatatttgctaagaaaactccaaatggggatGGAGAGTTGGACgtgattgaaatgactaaacaacaaataacATTGGAGTTGTACTAAGTGTGCTTCTGTCTGGCTAAGAGGAAAAGCTTCTATCCTAATGCTTGTAtccaattacaaaaaaaaagaaaaaaaaacagtcatttCATCCCCTTGTGCAGTCatctatagaaaaatatatttaatatatatgctaGCATAAAATTCATTGATCTACCTGAATtccattgaaaaaaatgagaattaggggtggctaggtggcgcggtggataaagcaccggccctggagtcaggagtacctgggttcaaatccggtcttacacacttaataattacctagctgtgtggccttggtcaagccacttaaccctgtttgccatgcaaaaacctaaaaaaaaaaatgagaatgagataATGATGatcttttttcaattaacaagcatttattttccttcccaccttccaactgaaaatgacaataaaaatctTATAACCAATATGCATGGTCAAACAAAACATATCTATATTAAAAAATGTATGTATTTCTTATTCTGATTTTTTGAATCTGTTTGATAATAAATCTTCCTAAAGAGAAACAATTAGTCCCTCCTTAACCCACTTCAATTCCTTAGTTTCAGACCCTGTTCAGAGTATATAAGATTGTTAAGAGTTATAAGCTACAATATACTGTAAATTTAGCTGAGTTTTAAGCTTTTTTTGGATACCTATGagtccatatatatgtatatgttcatatgtatgtattatgcaTGATTGTGTATTCACATAAGCATCTAGGTAGTGGAGACAGAGCaatggacttagagtcaggaagaactgagttcaaatttgtcctcagacatttactggtttTAAGACTTATAATTAGTTACTTTGCCACagactgtctcagtttcctcatctgtaaaatgggaataataatagcttctcCTTAGGATTGTTATGATAATACTTGTAAGATGCTTTGCAACCTTAAAGTCTTTAGCAATGCTTTATTATCATAGAAAAAGGCATTTGTAGGATTAACGTCCCTGAA
This region includes:
- the C8G gene encoding complement component C8 gamma chain: MAVLLLLRIALFLTLLLVPGTPAQRQKKPPLPLVPIDKIQPQANFDPHQFSGTWFLVAVASKCSHLLESSHRSEATLMQVAVSTPALAVNTFRKLDGICWQIKQKYEPTKLQGRYHLQGRGKRSRGVDVVVGDTDYHQYAILYYQRDQQFSIKLYARSFPVSDDVLSKYEQHVTDATLSEDFTFYFPTYGFCDSSHDFQILDEVKS